The proteins below come from a single Aegilops tauschii subsp. strangulata cultivar AL8/78 chromosome 6, Aet v6.0, whole genome shotgun sequence genomic window:
- the LOC109781639 gene encoding uncharacterized protein, with the protein MELLTDAPAHHFVPDKYVFPPEKRPDLFPDDDSPSVAFPVIDIHPDTLSDERRRCSVAAEIIQAGKEFGFLQMEIITNGLLASVEHCVVTNTTAARLSVATLITPKMECRIGLAPEMVDEVTNPAKYREFMEAYAAADASRERVLESFKIHH; encoded by the exons ATGGAGCTGCTGACCGATGCCCCAGCGCACCACTTCGTGCCGGACAAGTACGTCTTCCCGCCCGAGAAGCGCCCTGACCTGTTCCCCGATGACGACAGCCCCAGTGTTGCCTTCCCCGTCATCGACATCCACCCCGACACCCTATCTGATGAACGCCGCCGCTGCTCGGTTGCAGCGGAGATCATCCAGGCCGGCAAGGAGTTCGGCTTCTTACAG ATGGAGATCATCACCAACGGGTTGCTGGCCAGTGTCGAGCACTGTGTGGTAACCAACACCACAGCAGCGAGGCTGTCGGTGGCAACCCTCATCACTCCCAAGATGGAGTGCCGCATCGGCCTGGCGCCGGAGATGGTGGACGAGGTGACGAATCCAGCCAAGTACAGGGAGTTCATGGAGGCATACGCTGCCGCTGACGCCAGCAGGGAGAGAGTCCTGGAGTCCTTCAAGATCCACCACTAG